A single region of the Hyphomicrobiales bacterium genome encodes:
- a CDS encoding putative mRNA 3-end processing factor (Evidence 3 : Putative function from multiple computational evidences) produces MRPTDILTLTPAGLYCPPGDFHIDPLRPVPRALITHGHSDHARPGHGTVLATSETLAIMAVRCGEGFCATRQAVVLGEPVRLGDVTVTFYPAGHVLGSAQILIEAGGCRIVNSGDYKREPDPTCIPFQPIACDVFITEATFGLPVFRHPPARDEVAKLLDSVALFPERSHLVGAYSLGKAQRLVALLREAGHEAPIYIHGAMERLMALYETLGVPLGDIRKVPTGKDASRGTFAGSIILCPPSATQEIWSRRFADPVTAFASGWMRVRARARQRGVELPLVVSDHADWEDLCTTICETGASEIWVTHGEADALVHWCTRRGLKAKPLHMLGYGDDEEAAAAESEAPVASQAAAESETP; encoded by the coding sequence ATGCGTCCAACCGACATTCTCACCCTCACGCCCGCCGGGCTTTACTGTCCACCCGGCGACTTCCACATCGACCCGCTCCGGCCGGTGCCGCGGGCCTTGATCACCCATGGCCATTCCGACCATGCCCGGCCCGGCCATGGGACTGTCCTCGCCACGTCGGAAACGCTCGCCATCATGGCGGTCAGATGCGGCGAGGGCTTCTGTGCCACGCGACAGGCGGTCGTGCTCGGCGAACCCGTGCGCCTCGGTGACGTCACGGTCACCTTCTACCCGGCGGGCCATGTGCTCGGCTCCGCTCAGATCCTGATCGAGGCGGGCGGTTGCCGCATCGTCAATTCTGGCGATTACAAGCGCGAGCCGGACCCGACCTGCATCCCCTTTCAGCCGATCGCCTGCGATGTCTTCATCACCGAGGCGACCTTCGGGTTGCCCGTGTTCCGCCATCCACCGGCACGTGACGAGGTAGCGAAACTGCTCGATTCCGTCGCCCTGTTTCCGGAGCGCAGCCATCTCGTCGGCGCCTATTCGCTAGGCAAGGCGCAACGGCTCGTCGCCCTTCTACGCGAGGCGGGACATGAGGCGCCCATCTATATCCACGGGGCCATGGAACGGCTGATGGCCCTCTATGAGACCCTGGGGGTGCCCCTGGGTGATATCCGCAAGGTGCCGACGGGCAAGGACGCTAGCCGCGGCACCTTCGCGGGCTCGATCATTCTCTGTCCGCCGAGCGCGACACAGGAGATCTGGTCGCGTCGCTTCGCCGATCCCGTCACCGCCTTTGCTTCGGGCTGGATGCGGGTGCGGGCGCGGGCCCGCCAGCGCGGCGTCGAGCTGCCACTGGTCGTCTCCGACCATGCCGATTGGGAGGACCTCTGCACCACGATCTGCGAGACGGGCGCCTCCGAGATCTGGGTGACACACGGCGAGGCCGACGCCCTCGTCCACTGGTGCACACGCCGCGGCCTCAAGGCCAAGCCCCTGCATATGCTGGGCTATGGCGACGACGAGGAGGCTGCCGCGGCCGAGAGCGAGGCGCCGGTGGCGAGCCAGGCGGCAGCGGAGAGCGAAACGCCATGA
- a CDS encoding Helicase domain protein, with product MPDAPPIFPLPEPFAGWFAARGWTPRVHQLELLAKAEAGRSALLVAPTGAGKTLAGFLPSLVELTARGTHPDVSRGIHTLYISPLKALAVDIARNLETPAREMGLPVRIETRTGDTPGHKRARQIERPPDILLTTPEQLALLLAHRESQPFFSGLKRVVLDELHALVTSKRGDLLSLGLARLGQLAPDLTAVGLSATVREPEVLARYLPGREAADIVVVKGGAPPEIGILETKVAPPLAGHTSAHAMREIYAAIRDHKLSLVFVNTRMQAEFLFQELWHMNDDNLAIALHHGSLDVGQRRRVEEAMAAGRLKAVVCTSTLDLGIDWGDVDLVINVGAPKGASRLMQRIGRANHRLDEPSQAVLVPSNRFEVLECRAALDAVAEAAQDTPDARIGALDVLAQHILGMACGAPFSADALYDEVRQAAPYAGLGRADFDATVNFVATGGYALKSYERFAKIARGRDGLWRVVNPRVAQQYRLNVGTIVEAAMLKVRVSKPRRGVQPTQAWMRGGRVLGEVEEYFAEGLSPGDTFVFAGEVLRFEAIVENEVIAQRTAPGTDPKIPSYEGGKFPLSTFLADRVRAMLATPEDWHRLPGPVANWLEGQRLMSRLPGREGLLVETFPRAGRHFLVCYPFEGRLAHQTLGMLLTRRLERARLNPLGFVANDYGLAAWCLSDIDAAIAADRLSINGLFGQDMLGDDLEEWLAESALMKRSFRQCAIIAGLIERRFPSQEKSQRQVTMSTDLVYDVLRRHEPQHLLLRAARADASTGLLDLARLAGMLGRIEGRIMHQPLQRLSPLSIAVMLEIGRELVYGEASETILADAEASLIEEAMG from the coding sequence GTGCCCGATGCGCCGCCCATATTCCCTTTGCCGGAGCCTTTTGCCGGCTGGTTCGCCGCGCGGGGCTGGACACCGCGCGTCCACCAGCTCGAACTTCTGGCCAAGGCCGAGGCCGGCCGCTCGGCGCTGCTTGTCGCGCCGACAGGCGCCGGCAAGACGCTGGCCGGCTTTCTGCCGAGCCTCGTCGAGCTCACCGCGCGCGGTACGCATCCTGATGTCTCCCGCGGCATCCACACGCTCTACATCTCGCCTTTGAAGGCGCTGGCCGTCGACATCGCCCGCAACCTGGAAACCCCCGCGCGCGAGATGGGGCTGCCGGTCAGGATCGAGACGCGCACGGGCGACACTCCCGGCCACAAGCGCGCGCGCCAGATCGAGCGGCCGCCGGACATCCTGCTGACGACTCCGGAGCAACTGGCGCTTCTCCTCGCCCATCGCGAATCGCAGCCTTTCTTCTCAGGCCTGAAGCGTGTGGTGCTCGATGAATTGCACGCGCTCGTCACCTCCAAGCGCGGCGACCTGCTGTCGCTCGGCCTGGCCCGGCTCGGACAGCTCGCGCCAGACCTGACGGCTGTCGGCCTTTCGGCGACGGTGCGGGAGCCGGAGGTGCTTGCGCGCTACCTGCCGGGGCGGGAGGCGGCCGACATCGTCGTCGTCAAGGGCGGCGCGCCACCGGAAATCGGCATCCTGGAGACCAAGGTCGCGCCGCCGCTCGCCGGCCACACCTCAGCCCACGCCATGCGCGAGATCTATGCGGCGATCCGCGACCACAAGCTCAGCCTTGTGTTCGTGAACACCCGCATGCAGGCGGAGTTCCTGTTCCAGGAACTCTGGCACATGAACGATGACAATCTCGCCATCGCGCTCCACCATGGCTCGCTCGACGTCGGCCAGCGCCGCCGCGTCGAGGAGGCGATGGCGGCGGGCCGCCTGAAGGCCGTCGTCTGCACCTCGACGCTCGATCTCGGCATCGACTGGGGCGACGTCGACCTCGTTATCAATGTGGGCGCTCCGAAGGGGGCGAGCCGCCTGATGCAGCGCATCGGACGGGCCAACCACAGGCTCGACGAGCCATCGCAAGCGGTCCTCGTGCCCTCGAACCGCTTCGAGGTGCTGGAATGCCGGGCCGCGCTCGATGCCGTCGCCGAAGCCGCGCAGGATACGCCGGATGCGCGCATCGGCGCGCTCGACGTGCTGGCCCAGCATATCCTCGGCATGGCCTGTGGCGCCCCCTTCTCGGCTGACGCGCTCTATGACGAGGTGCGGCAGGCGGCACCCTATGCCGGCCTCGGCCGCGCCGATTTCGACGCGACCGTCAATTTCGTGGCGACCGGCGGCTACGCGCTCAAAAGCTATGAGCGCTTCGCCAAGATCGCCCGAGGGCGCGATGGGCTGTGGCGCGTCGTCAATCCGCGCGTCGCCCAGCAATACCGCTTGAACGTCGGCACCATCGTCGAGGCGGCGATGCTCAAGGTGCGGGTCTCGAAGCCGCGCCGGGGTGTCCAGCCGACGCAGGCCTGGATGCGCGGCGGGCGCGTGCTCGGCGAGGTGGAGGAGTATTTCGCGGAGGGCCTGTCGCCCGGCGATACCTTCGTGTTCGCCGGTGAAGTGCTTCGCTTCGAGGCGATCGTCGAGAATGAGGTGATTGCCCAGCGCACGGCGCCCGGCACGGATCCGAAGATCCCGTCCTATGAAGGCGGCAAGTTCCCGCTCTCGACCTTCCTCGCGGATCGGGTGCGCGCCATGCTGGCGACGCCGGAGGATTGGCACCGCCTGCCGGGCCCCGTGGCGAACTGGTTGGAAGGCCAGAGGCTGATGTCGCGACTGCCCGGCCGCGAGGGGCTCCTGGTGGAGACCTTTCCGCGCGCGGGGCGGCATTTTCTGGTCTGCTATCCCTTCGAGGGACGGTTGGCCCATCAGACGCTCGGCATGCTACTGACCCGCCGGCTGGAGCGGGCGAGGCTCAACCCGCTCGGCTTCGTGGCCAACGACTATGGCCTCGCCGCCTGGTGCCTGTCGGATATCGACGCGGCCATCGCGGCGGACCGCCTGTCGATCAATGGTCTGTTCGGCCAGGACATGCTGGGCGACGACCTGGAGGAATGGCTGGCCGAATCGGCGCTGATGAAGCGCAGCTTCCGGCAATGCGCCATCATCGCCGGCCTGATCGAGCGGCGTTTTCCGTCGCAGGAGAAGTCGCAGCGCCAGGTCACCATGTCGACCGATCTTGTCTATGACGTGCTGCGCCGGCACGAACCGCAGCATCTTCTCTTGCGGGCGGCGCGGGCGGATGCGTCCACCGGCCTGCTTGACCTCGCGCGCCTCGCCGGCATGCTGGGGCGCATCGAAGGCCGAATCATGCATCAGCCGCTGCAACGGCTGTCGCCGCTCTCGATCGCGGTCATGCTGGAAATCGGCCGCGAGCTGGTCTACGGCGAAGCCTCCGAGACGATCCTGGCGGATGCCGAGGCGAGCCTCATCGAAGAGGCTATGGGGTGA